One window of Candidatus Nanosynbacter sp. HMT-352 genomic DNA carries:
- a CDS encoding Mur ligase family protein: MARQMISTIIGKSVKKVAKLRGGGSALPGLVIEKIDPKFIQRTLADLPQGVVIISGTNGKTTTTKIVVELLESVGLKVFTNRTGSNFSRGVAAALLDEVNIRGKLDADIAVLELDEAWAVKFVQIVRPRFSLLLNVMRDQLDRFGEIDNTAALLQKIAEATSDTVVLNRDDPRIFKISEHTQAKKVFFGTTSELLQLMPTDDTLKYGTATANQSVAADVLLKKINAQQATFQIDNKEIDVDLQLTGVYNLLNAAAAVALARQIAGPEITDMILSALESIKPAFGRGETIYLNGTPIELILVKNPSGFRLALLSFAKNNSTTMIAVNDNYADGRDVSWFWDVDFSLLKNVAMISGARAYDMALRLQYDDIPIGKIDTNISKALGDFINTNPDEPKQIFCSYTAMTTIRRLLSEKTDVEEIS, encoded by the coding sequence ATGGCAAGACAGATGATTAGTACTATTATTGGCAAAAGCGTCAAGAAAGTCGCTAAATTACGCGGTGGCGGTTCAGCCTTGCCGGGTTTGGTGATTGAAAAAATTGACCCAAAATTTATTCAGAGAACGTTGGCAGATTTGCCGCAAGGCGTGGTGATTATCAGCGGAACGAATGGGAAAACGACGACGACAAAAATCGTCGTAGAGTTGCTGGAATCAGTCGGGCTGAAAGTCTTCACCAATCGTACTGGCAGCAATTTTTCCCGAGGTGTGGCAGCGGCGCTACTTGATGAGGTCAATATCCGCGGCAAGCTGGACGCCGACATTGCAGTTCTGGAACTGGACGAGGCTTGGGCGGTTAAGTTTGTGCAAATTGTTCGTCCGCGCTTTTCCCTGCTTCTGAATGTTATGCGCGATCAATTGGACAGATTTGGAGAAATCGACAATACAGCCGCATTGCTTCAAAAAATAGCTGAAGCCACCAGCGACACTGTCGTTCTCAACCGCGACGATCCACGAATTTTTAAGATTAGCGAACATACTCAGGCTAAAAAAGTTTTCTTCGGTACAACCAGCGAATTACTTCAATTGATGCCAACGGACGACACTCTAAAATACGGAACCGCAACCGCGAATCAGAGCGTGGCGGCTGATGTTTTATTGAAAAAAATTAACGCTCAACAGGCGACTTTTCAAATTGACAATAAAGAAATCGACGTAGATCTACAACTCACTGGAGTTTATAATCTTCTCAATGCGGCGGCGGCGGTTGCCCTGGCTCGACAAATAGCGGGACCGGAAATTACCGATATGATTTTATCTGCGCTGGAAAGCATAAAGCCGGCGTTTGGTCGTGGCGAAACGATTTACCTGAATGGCACGCCAATTGAGCTTATTTTAGTGAAAAATCCAAGCGGCTTTCGGTTGGCACTTCTGTCGTTTGCCAAAAATAATAGCACTACGATGATCGCTGTTAATGACAATTACGCCGACGGACGAGATGTAAGTTGGTTCTGGGACGTCGATTTTTCACTATTAAAAAACGTAGCAATGATCAGTGGCGCGCGCGCTTACGATATGGCTTTGCGGCTTCAATATGACGACATTCCAATTGGGAAAATTGACACCAATATTTCGAAAGCCTTGGGAGATTTCATTAATACTAATCCCGATGAGCCAAAACAGATTTTTTGTAGCTACACAGCCATGACGACAATTCGTCGCCTACTGAGCGAAAAAACCGACGTGGAGGAAATATCATAA
- a CDS encoding AAA family ATPase, whose protein sequence is MEIEPRFNYDSLRAQKARFSVRFGNAWHIVAIAVGIMMVLLGLWSLIEHGAIGWLLFGLSGPMIMVSIWWEKDLKTAEISKNPKTIDDVMAADVLGKLPRRPTPIDIAEAITGTRAGQFLSVRLGLTPNFLRNISVDDPDRTEQIWKAAIEIWQSTESPKITSAVLAAAIVKQLPQHDSLLANMKIDFHDIEEAIRWYERIKALIDQYKEKPLNTGGIARDWSFGYTPLLSRFAQNISVSVSGGAFTTKLAAHEEALGQMLKTFSSGGRQNITLVGADGAGKSTVVLAFAEMLIDGHRGVPGSLMYQQVFMLDASSLISVASGRGELENLVTMILNEAFLSKNVILCLDNAQLFFEEGVGSVDLSNVLLPILEAGRLRTILTMDDQRFLQISQTKPQLAHALNTIAIQPSNEPETMKIMRDQLVLFEAQHKVTYMYQALAEAYRVGDRYVQDLVMPGKALKILEAAASYASGGLVTAQSVDDAIEKTLGIKISVASLSDEKEKLLNLESLIHQRMINQTRAVTVVSDAIRRARTGVRNQNRPIGAFLFLGPTGVGKTELSKALADVYFGGEGNMIRLDLNEFVRPDDVARLIADGARDPGSLTAQVQKRPFSVVLLDEIEKAHPQVLTTLLQLLDEGILRDENNREISFRDTIVIATSNAGADRIREYIERGYQLEQFEQTFINELINANLFRPEFLNRFDEIVLFRPLGKEELLQVVDLILAGVNKTLAPQKIQVAVEEEGKKLLVEAGYDPRLGARPMRRVVQRAVENTVAKQMLAGTVAPGSTTIITADQIRQIVGSQSAQMPSGIQNPPLNS, encoded by the coding sequence ATGGAAATAGAGCCGAGATTTAATTACGACAGTTTGCGGGCTCAGAAAGCGCGATTTTCTGTAAGGTTCGGCAATGCCTGGCATATCGTGGCGATAGCTGTCGGCATTATGATGGTGTTACTTGGCCTGTGGTCGTTGATTGAACACGGAGCGATTGGCTGGCTACTATTTGGTCTGAGTGGTCCAATGATTATGGTGTCGATTTGGTGGGAGAAAGACTTAAAGACTGCGGAAATTAGTAAAAATCCTAAGACGATTGACGATGTGATGGCGGCGGACGTTTTGGGCAAATTGCCGCGCAGACCGACGCCGATTGATATTGCTGAGGCAATTACAGGCACGCGAGCTGGGCAATTTTTATCAGTGCGGCTGGGCTTGACGCCGAATTTCTTGCGCAATATTTCCGTCGATGATCCGGATCGAACGGAGCAGATTTGGAAAGCGGCGATTGAAATCTGGCAGAGTACGGAAAGCCCGAAGATTACTAGTGCGGTTTTGGCGGCGGCAATAGTAAAGCAATTGCCACAACACGATTCTTTGTTGGCAAATATGAAGATCGATTTTCATGATATCGAGGAGGCTATTCGATGGTACGAGCGAATCAAGGCGCTAATTGACCAATATAAAGAGAAGCCGCTAAATACGGGCGGAATTGCTAGGGATTGGTCTTTTGGTTATACGCCACTGCTGAGTCGATTTGCTCAGAATATTAGCGTCAGCGTATCTGGCGGCGCGTTTACAACTAAGTTGGCTGCGCATGAGGAGGCACTGGGGCAGATGCTTAAAACGTTTAGTTCTGGCGGGCGGCAGAATATTACGCTGGTTGGAGCTGATGGTGCGGGAAAAAGTACCGTTGTGTTGGCGTTTGCGGAAATGTTGATTGACGGACATCGAGGCGTTCCTGGTTCGCTGATGTACCAGCAGGTTTTTATGCTTGACGCGTCGTCGTTGATCAGCGTGGCGTCGGGTCGCGGGGAATTGGAAAATCTAGTCACGATGATTTTGAACGAAGCTTTTCTGTCGAAAAACGTGATTTTATGTCTGGACAATGCGCAATTATTCTTCGAAGAAGGTGTTGGTTCGGTTGACCTGAGTAATGTGTTATTGCCAATTCTGGAGGCGGGCAGACTTAGGACGATTTTAACGATGGACGATCAGCGATTTTTGCAAATTTCTCAGACTAAGCCGCAGCTGGCTCACGCTTTGAATACAATTGCAATTCAGCCGTCAAACGAACCTGAAACTATGAAAATTATGCGCGATCAATTGGTTTTATTTGAGGCACAGCACAAAGTGACATATATGTATCAGGCGCTGGCGGAAGCGTATCGTGTTGGTGATCGTTATGTTCAGGACTTAGTGATGCCGGGTAAGGCGTTGAAAATTTTGGAAGCGGCAGCAAGCTATGCGAGTGGCGGGCTAGTGACCGCGCAATCTGTGGATGACGCGATTGAAAAGACTCTTGGCATAAAAATTTCAGTAGCTTCTTTGAGTGACGAGAAGGAAAAATTGTTAAACTTGGAGTCGTTAATTCATCAGCGAATGATCAATCAAACGCGAGCCGTGACAGTTGTTTCTGACGCTATTCGCCGCGCGCGCACAGGTGTTAGGAATCAGAATCGACCGATTGGCGCGTTCCTGTTTCTTGGTCCGACTGGTGTTGGTAAAACGGAGCTTTCTAAAGCTTTGGCGGATGTTTATTTTGGCGGTGAGGGCAATATGATTCGCTTGGATTTGAACGAATTTGTTAGGCCGGATGACGTGGCTAGGTTAATTGCGGATGGTGCGCGAGATCCAGGGAGTTTGACGGCTCAAGTTCAGAAACGCCCGTTTTCTGTCGTGCTTTTGGATGAAATTGAAAAGGCTCATCCTCAGGTTTTGACGACACTTCTGCAGCTTTTGGACGAGGGAATACTTCGCGACGAAAATAACCGAGAAATTAGTTTTCGCGATACGATTGTAATTGCGACGTCAAATGCTGGCGCGGATAGAATTCGTGAATATATTGAGCGGGGCTATCAATTGGAACAATTCGAGCAGACATTTATCAACGAGCTGATTAATGCCAATTTATTCCGCCCAGAGTTTTTGAACCGTTTTGATGAAATAGTTTTGTTCCGTCCGTTAGGAAAAGAGGAGTTGCTGCAGGTTGTTGATTTGATTTTGGCGGGAGTTAATAAGACTTTGGCGCCGCAAAAAATTCAAGTTGCGGTCGAGGAAGAAGGTAAGAAATTGTTGGTCGAGGCTGGCTATGATCCAAGATTAGGAGCTCGTCCAATGCGCCGCGTCGTCCAGCGTGCGGTCGAGAATACCGTCGCCAAGCAAATGCTGGCGGGAACTGTCGCGCCCGGTTCGACTACAATTATCACCGCTGATCAAATTCGCCAAATTGTAGGTTCACAATCTGCGCAAATGCCGTCAGGAATTCAGAATCCGCCATTGAATAGCTAG
- a CDS encoding type 1 glutamine amidotransferase has product MKITIAQLYPRDMNLYGDWGNTLVLKKRLERRGFEVEIIDHNPGDSTDFSKIDIFVGGGGQDSGQTIIQNDLLSRADELRQLAKDGVPMLMICGMYQLFGRFFRTLKGEEIVGANILPIETIAGDERMIGNIVIKSQEFGDIVGYENHSGQTFLDKTAKPLGQVIKGAGNNMTDANEGVRYNNVIATYLHGPILPKNLQIADFLIGEALERRGVSANSGLGKIDNTLANKAREIALKLSR; this is encoded by the coding sequence ATGAAAATAACAATTGCGCAACTTTATCCGCGAGATATGAATCTTTATGGCGACTGGGGCAACACGCTAGTTCTGAAAAAACGGCTGGAGCGACGCGGCTTTGAAGTTGAGATTATCGATCACAATCCAGGCGATTCAACGGATTTTTCTAAAATTGATATTTTTGTTGGCGGCGGCGGACAAGATTCCGGGCAGACGATTATCCAAAATGATCTTCTGTCGCGAGCTGATGAACTGCGACAATTAGCAAAAGACGGTGTGCCGATGTTGATGATTTGCGGAATGTACCAATTATTTGGTCGATTTTTCCGAACACTCAAGGGCGAGGAAATTGTTGGCGCTAACATTCTGCCGATTGAAACAATTGCTGGTGACGAGCGGATGATTGGTAATATTGTTATCAAAAGCCAGGAATTTGGCGATATCGTTGGCTATGAAAATCACAGCGGACAAACTTTCTTAGATAAGACAGCCAAACCTCTTGGGCAAGTTATTAAAGGCGCCGGCAATAATATGACCGATGCAAACGAAGGTGTTCGCTATAACAACGTCATTGCCACTTACCTCCACGGCCCGATTCTACCCAAAAACCTGCAGATTGCAGATTTTCTTATTGGCGAAGCACTAGAGCGACGCGGCGTAAGCGCGAACTCGGGACTGGGAAAAATTGACAATACTTTAGCGAATAAAGCGAGAGAGATAGCGTTAAAATTATCCAGATAA